The Saccopteryx leptura isolate mSacLep1 chromosome 2, mSacLep1_pri_phased_curated, whole genome shotgun sequence genome has a window encoding:
- the TTC24 gene encoding tetratricopeptide repeat protein 24, whose protein sequence is MSSPSPEATPQEPEPSSSEKKKKKRKRQQQEASIQALTRAGHGALLAGQNDEALASFQRAFFLAFKAPQKRDSPILQACAFNLGAAYVETGDPARGLELLLRAQPKEESQGRCHGDQCFNVALAYQALGNLPQALAWYHRALGHYQPLGNHGQALAKMGACYQALGQPELAAHCLQEAGWAYAQTKQPRAAALALGAAAGCMLKSGQYGLGEVVQVLEESRRLAEMSTERGLLGQLFNDLGLGYSQLQLFPIATEAFQQALPLCQGPGEEATVLRNLGMAHNALGNYQEARVFHQKAADLHGSVGQRWEQGRSFGSLAFALSQLGDHKAARDNYLHALQAAQDTGDMKGQWQACEGLGAAAARLGQHDQALKYYKEALARCQKEPDSVRERLVAKLADAMRTHVARGGLDLTHTLTSAPERPQATGGACPMGTPARAGRGPAEAQHRSDTPGHGSHLPFGGQNGVPGFLVPSGPQANKSFKQPRGTPSRNPQKRSTTSGFCMIM, encoded by the exons ATGTCTTCCCCCAGCCCTGAGGCTACCCCACAAGAGCCTGAGCCTTCAAgttctgagaagaaaaagaagaaaagaaagcgaCAACAGCAAGAGGCCAGCATTCAAGCCCTCACCAGGGCTGGCCACGGAGCCCTGTTGGCCGGCCAGAACGATGAGGCCTTGGCCAGCTTCCAGAGGGCCTTCTTCCTGGCCTTCAAGGCCCCACAAAAAAGGGACAGCCCTATTCTCCAGGCCTGTGCCTTCAACCTGGGGGCTGCCTACGTGGAGACTGGGGACCCAGCCAGAGGCCTTGAGCTGCTCCTAAGAGCCCAACCTAAAGAGGAGTCACAGGGCCGGTGTCATGGTGACCAGTGTTTCAATGTGGCTTTGGCCTACCAAGCCCTGGGTAACCTGCCTCAAGCTTTGGCCTGGTACCACAGGGCCCTGGGCCACTACCAGCCCCTAGGTAACCACGGGCAAGCCCTGGCAAAAATGGGAGCCTGCTACCAGGCTCTGGGACAGCCGGAGCTAGCAGCCCACTGCCTGCAGGAAGCAGGCTGGGCATATGCCCAAACAAAGCAGCCCCGGGCTGCAGCCCTGGCTTTGGGGGCTGCGGCAGGGTGTATGCTGAAGAGTGGGCAGTATGGCCTGGGTGAAGTGGTGCAGGTGCTGGAGGAGAGCCGGAGGCTTGCTGAAATGAGTACTGAGCGGGGACTGCTGG GGCAACTCTTTAATGACCTAGGCCTGGGTTACTCCCAGCTCCAGCTGTTCCCGATAGCAACAGAGGCCTTCCAGCAGGCCCTGCCCTTGTGCCAGGGGCCAGGAGAGGAGGCCACAGTGCTGAGAAACCTTGGGATGGCCCACAATGCCCTTGGCAACTATCAGGAAGCCCGGGTGTTTCACCAGAAGGCTGCTGACCTGCATG GCTCTGTGGGGCAGCGGTGGGAGCAGGGCCGGAGCTTTGGCAGCCTGGCATTCGCACTGAGCCAGCTGGGGGACCACAAGGCCGCCAGAGACAACTACCTACATGCTCTGCAGGCTGCCCAGGACACTG GAGACATGAAGGGGCAGTGGCAGGCCTGCGAAGGTCTGGGGGCTGCTGCAGCCAGGCTGGGGCAGCACGATCAGGCCTTGAAGTACTATAAGGAGGCGCTGGCCCGTTGTCAG aaaGAGCCTGATTCTGTGCGAGAGCGTCTGGTGGCCAAGTTGGCGGATGCCATGAGGACCCATGTGGCCCGGGGTGGGCTGGACCTGACTCACACCCTG ACCTCAGCTCCAGAGAGGCCTCAGGCTACAGGTGGGGCCTGCCCAATGGGGACTCCAGCCAGAGCGGGAAGGGGCCCGGCAGAAGCACAGCACAG GTCTGATACCCCAG GACACGGGTCCCATCTTCCATTTGGAGGCCAGAATGGAGTACCTGGCTTTCTGGTACCCAGTGGCCCCCAAGCCAATAA GTCATTCAAACAGCCCAGGGGAACCCCCAGCAGGAACCCACAGAAGAGATCCACCACGTCTGGCTTCTGCATGATCATGTAA